From the Nitrospira sp. genome, the window CGCTCCAAGAGGCTGGTCTTCACGCGTCCCTCAAACCCCGCGTACGTATGAATGACGTACCAGTTTTTTGTCATGCCCCACCCTCAGGTCAAGAAATCAGGACGCGCCTCCGCGAGACGCACATCCGTCGAACGATCAAATAATCTTACTGACCAGCCACACCAAGAACGAGTCGATCACCGACAAATAGAGCGACATCAAGATACAAAACACAATCACCACAGTCGTCGAACCGATGGTTTCAGCCCTGG encodes:
- the secE gene encoding preprotein translocase subunit SecE; the encoded protein is MWRAVLDDEAEGSMFKRMTESIKLFLAEVRAELKKVSFPTRAETIGSTTVVIVFCILMSLYLSVIDSFLVWLVSKII